A genomic stretch from Georgenia muralis includes:
- a CDS encoding ABC transporter ATP-binding protein translates to MLLRVLRRFLRPYGRDVAIVVVLQVVQTLAALSLPSLNADIIDNGVLTGDTGYIWRTGALMLAITAVQVSCAIGAVYLGARTAMAAGRDLRAAVFGRVQRFSVAEMGRFGAPSLITRTTNDVQQVQMVTVLTFTIMVMAPIMMVGGVVMALRQDVALSGLLVVVVPLLLGVMGFMLVRMRPLFRQMQERLDRINLVMREQISGVRVIRSFNRQGTERVRFAEANTALMETALGVGRLLALLFPAVMLIINVSSVAVIWFGAGRIDTGEMQVGSLVAFLNYLMQILMSVLMAVMMFMMVPRAEVSAERIDEVLSTDPEITAPPEPRRLPARDGTGRGLVVELEGATFGYPGANEPVLTGVDLRLEPGRTTAVIGSTGAGKTTLLNLVPRLLDVTGGSVRVGGTDVRDLDPGELRDRIALVPQRAYLFSGTIASTLRHGSPGASEEQIWAALEAAQARDFVEALPEGLAAPVEQGGTNFSGGQRQRLAIARALLRPADVYLFDDSFSALDYATDARLRAALPAATAGATVLVVGQRVATIRDAAQIVVLDAGRVVGLGTHAELMAGNETYREIVLSQITAEEAA, encoded by the coding sequence ATGCTCCTGCGTGTCCTGCGCCGTTTCCTGCGCCCCTACGGGCGGGACGTCGCGATCGTCGTCGTGCTGCAGGTCGTCCAGACCCTTGCCGCGCTGTCCCTGCCGAGCCTCAACGCCGACATCATCGACAACGGCGTCCTCACCGGGGACACCGGCTACATCTGGCGCACCGGCGCCCTCATGCTGGCCATCACCGCCGTGCAGGTGTCCTGCGCGATCGGCGCGGTCTACCTCGGCGCGCGCACCGCGATGGCCGCGGGTCGCGACCTGCGCGCCGCCGTCTTCGGCCGGGTCCAGCGCTTCAGCGTGGCGGAGATGGGCCGGTTCGGGGCGCCGTCCCTCATCACCCGCACCACCAACGACGTCCAGCAGGTCCAGATGGTCACGGTCCTGACCTTCACGATCATGGTCATGGCGCCGATCATGATGGTCGGCGGCGTCGTCATGGCCCTGCGCCAGGACGTGGCCCTGTCCGGCCTGCTCGTGGTCGTGGTGCCCCTGCTGCTGGGCGTCATGGGCTTCATGCTCGTGCGGATGCGGCCGCTCTTCCGGCAGATGCAGGAGCGGCTCGACCGCATCAACCTCGTCATGCGCGAGCAGATCTCGGGCGTGCGCGTCATCCGGTCGTTCAACCGTCAGGGCACCGAGCGGGTCCGGTTCGCCGAGGCGAACACCGCCCTCATGGAGACGGCCCTGGGCGTCGGCCGGCTCCTGGCGCTGCTGTTCCCCGCGGTGATGCTCATCATCAACGTCTCCTCCGTCGCCGTCATCTGGTTCGGCGCGGGGCGGATCGACACCGGCGAGATGCAGGTCGGCTCGCTGGTGGCGTTCCTCAACTACCTCATGCAGATCCTCATGTCCGTCCTCATGGCGGTGATGATGTTCATGATGGTGCCGCGCGCGGAGGTCAGCGCCGAGCGCATCGACGAGGTTCTCTCCACCGACCCCGAGATCACCGCCCCGCCCGAGCCGCGCCGGCTGCCCGCCCGTGACGGCACCGGGCGCGGGCTCGTCGTCGAGCTCGAAGGCGCCACCTTCGGCTACCCCGGCGCCAACGAGCCGGTCCTCACCGGCGTCGACCTCCGGCTCGAGCCGGGCCGCACGACGGCGGTCATCGGCTCCACCGGTGCGGGCAAGACCACCCTGCTCAACCTCGTCCCCCGCCTGCTGGACGTCACCGGTGGCTCGGTGCGCGTGGGTGGGACCGACGTGCGCGACCTCGACCCCGGTGAGCTGCGGGACCGGATCGCCCTGGTGCCGCAGCGGGCCTACCTCTTCTCCGGGACCATCGCCTCGACCCTGCGCCACGGCAGCCCCGGCGCGAGCGAGGAGCAGATCTGGGCCGCCCTCGAGGCAGCACAGGCGCGGGACTTCGTCGAGGCGCTGCCCGAGGGGCTGGCGGCTCCCGTGGAGCAGGGCGGGACGAACTTCTCCGGCGGGCAGCGCCAGCGCCTGGCGATCGCCCGGGCCCTGCTGCGCCCCGCGGACGTCTACCTCTTCGACGACTCCTTCTCCGCCCTGGACTACGCCACCGACGCCCGCCTGCGGGCGGCCCTGCCCGCGGCGACGGCCGGGGCGACCGTCCTGGTCGTCGGCCAGCGGGTGGCCACCATCCGCGACGCCGCCCAGATCGTGGTCCTCGACGCGGGCCGGGTGGTCGGCCTGGGCACCCACGCCGAGCTCATGGCCGGCAACGAGACCTACCGGGAGATCGTCCTGTCCCAGATCACCGCGGAGGAGGCAGCGTGA